In Chitinispirillales bacterium ANBcel5, the following are encoded in one genomic region:
- a CDS encoding ATP-dependent Clp protease ATP-binding subunit, whose amino-acid sequence MMNGMFTDRVKKVMQIAREESVRLGNDYVGTEHLLLGLIKEGDGVAVAVMRSMGVDLEELTNSIEKTITSTGGMMTIGQMLPFTPRAKKVLEIAANEARSMSHKYIGTEHLLLALMKDTESAAANALASSGLDYERVKEEINRVLRGGESVSGTKEKSKTPFLDHFGRDLTAMAKENKLDPVIGREKEIERVVQILSRRKKNNPVLIGEPGIGKTAIVEGLAQKVVEKNIPQVLENKRVINLDMASMVAGTKYRGQFEERLKALMVELQKNENIIIFIDELHTIVGAGGSEGSLDASNIFKPALSRGEIQCIGATTLDEYRKYIEKDGALARRFQTIMVDPPSVAETVQILSGLRHNYEDHHKVTYTDKAIDSAVKLSDRYISDRFLPDKAIDIIDEAGARKRLSSMEIPTEIRDMEKEISGVVREKESAVEQQEFERAAKLRDKQEKLKGTLLEKKALWRKSKAEERLLVDESTVTEVIATMTGIPLARLAEEETKKIINLEDELRRRVIGQDRALEAVARAIRRSRAGLHNVRRPIASFIFLGPTGVGKTELAKALSQSLFDTEDAMVRIDMSEYMEKFAVSRLVGAPPGYVGYEEGGQLTEKIRKKPYSVVLLDEVEKAHPDVFNILLQILDDGVLTDAYGRHVNFKNTIIIMTSNAGTRDVKKSGTVGFGKTTAATGYEAMKAKVTDELKRIFNPEFLNRVDETIVFNPLGKSEIAQIIEIQLRELQERLSERNIQINVDQEVKTHLVNEGYDPVLGARPLRRSIQRQLEDPLAEEFLEGRFQDGDTIIVTMKEEKVDFSKPGS is encoded by the coding sequence ATGATGAATGGGATGTTTACAGATCGTGTAAAAAAGGTGATGCAGATAGCCAGAGAGGAATCTGTGAGGCTTGGCAACGACTATGTGGGTACCGAGCACCTTCTTCTTGGACTTATTAAAGAAGGGGATGGGGTTGCGGTAGCAGTTATGCGAAGCATGGGTGTGGATCTTGAAGAGCTGACTAACAGCATAGAAAAGACCATTACCTCCACTGGCGGAATGATGACTATCGGTCAGATGCTTCCATTCACTCCTCGGGCCAAAAAGGTGCTGGAAATAGCTGCAAATGAGGCCAGGTCAATGTCTCACAAATATATCGGTACCGAGCATCTACTGCTTGCTTTGATGAAAGACACAGAATCAGCTGCTGCAAACGCATTAGCTTCTTCGGGGCTCGATTATGAGCGGGTGAAGGAAGAGATAAACAGAGTATTGCGTGGTGGTGAATCTGTAAGTGGCACTAAAGAAAAGAGTAAAACTCCATTTCTGGATCACTTCGGGCGCGATCTTACTGCTATGGCTAAGGAAAATAAGCTCGACCCTGTTATAGGTCGGGAAAAAGAGATCGAGCGCGTCGTTCAGATCTTAAGCCGCAGAAAGAAAAACAATCCGGTTCTTATTGGGGAGCCGGGGATAGGGAAAACTGCCATCGTCGAAGGATTAGCTCAAAAAGTGGTGGAAAAAAATATCCCTCAGGTGCTCGAAAATAAAAGAGTTATCAATCTGGATATGGCATCCATGGTGGCTGGAACAAAATACCGGGGCCAGTTTGAAGAAAGACTTAAAGCTCTTATGGTGGAGCTTCAGAAAAATGAAAACATCATTATCTTTATCGACGAATTGCACACAATCGTTGGTGCTGGTGGCTCAGAAGGCAGTCTCGATGCATCGAATATTTTTAAACCCGCCCTTTCACGAGGTGAAATTCAGTGCATAGGTGCTACAACTCTTGATGAGTATCGCAAGTATATCGAAAAAGATGGTGCTTTGGCTCGTCGCTTTCAAACAATTATGGTCGATCCGCCAAGTGTGGCTGAAACTGTACAGATTCTCTCCGGTTTGCGGCATAACTATGAGGATCATCACAAAGTTACCTATACAGATAAAGCTATCGATTCTGCTGTTAAGCTGTCGGATCGCTATATAAGCGATCGTTTCCTGCCGGATAAAGCAATCGATATTATCGATGAGGCCGGTGCCCGCAAAAGACTCTCCAGTATGGAGATCCCTACCGAAATTAGAGATATGGAGAAGGAAATCTCAGGTGTGGTACGGGAGAAGGAAAGTGCTGTTGAGCAGCAGGAGTTTGAACGTGCTGCAAAGCTTAGGGATAAGCAGGAGAAGCTTAAAGGGACACTTCTGGAGAAAAAGGCACTGTGGCGAAAGAGTAAGGCTGAGGAGCGATTACTTGTGGACGAGAGCACTGTAACCGAAGTTATTGCAACTATGACCGGTATTCCATTAGCTCGTCTCGCAGAAGAGGAAACTAAGAAAATTATTAACCTTGAAGATGAGCTGCGTCGCAGAGTTATAGGGCAGGACAGAGCTTTGGAAGCAGTGGCAAGGGCTATCCGCAGATCACGGGCCGGTTTACACAATGTTCGCCGTCCTATCGCATCATTTATCTTCCTTGGCCCAACTGGTGTAGGTAAAACCGAACTTGCTAAAGCTCTCTCTCAATCGCTTTTTGATACAGAAGACGCAATGGTTCGCATCGACATGTCTGAATACATGGAAAAGTTTGCTGTTTCACGTCTGGTTGGTGCTCCTCCGGGATACGTGGGGTATGAAGAGGGGGGACAGCTTACAGAGAAGATAAGGAAAAAGCCATATTCAGTTGTTCTGCTTGATGAAGTTGAAAAGGCTCATCCTGATGTGTTTAACATTCTTTTGCAAATTCTTGATGATGGGGTTCTTACCGATGCTTACGGTCGTCATGTTAATTTCAAGAACACCATAATCATTATGACATCAAATGCTGGTACGCGTGATGTGAAAAAGAGTGGAACTGTGGGGTTTGGGAAAACAACTGCAGCTACAGGGTACGAAGCCATGAAGGCGAAAGTAACAGATGAGCTTAAAAGAATTTTTAATCCTGAATTTCTCAATCGGGTGGATGAAACAATTGTTTTCAACCCGTTGGGTAAATCCGAAATCGCCCAAATTATTGAAATACAGCTTAGAGAGCTCCAGGAAAGGCTCTCAGAGCGCAATATTCAGATAAATGTAGATCAGGAAGTTAAAACTCACCTGGTAAACGAGGGGTATGATCCGGTTCTTGGGGCGCGTCCATTGCGCCGTTCTATACAACGCCAGTTAGAGGATCCTCTTGCCGAGGAGTTTCTTGAGGGGCGGTTTCAGGACGGGGACACAATAATCGTGACTATGAAAGAGGAAAAGGTCGATTTTTCTAAACCCGGGTCCTAA
- the bamA gene encoding outer membrane protein assembly factor BamA — translation MMEKKLLVIAVTIMCFGIGVTHGKILDTLKIEGLVHTREAVVRNTIPLRSGASFASTDVQEAIRTLFAMGAFRSVDFYITEESETNASLLLKVEEYPLCLSIEFHGNRRLKTDELEEDLGLVPNQVASDALLHKTVSNIRDKYIEEGHRLVEIDVELVDAKIPGTAIAKYTIDEGPRVRISEISFKGNSHISDSRLSREFNTKERTWWLFRRGYFDETLYRSHLDSLVMFYNEQGYLDAAIENDSIWYSESQEEIFIEITIDEGDRYYTGDIFFTGNSVLDDETLASRVAMRKGRHFEASRFEMTKALIEDAYREEGHLWVRIDDKPTFRGDTIDVVMNIHEGRPAIVRRIDIQGNDKTMEKVIRRELELVPGQRYRQSQMVRSHQNLHRLGYFENIMPDLKPNEDGTIDLIFHIAEKDNIGQLTIGAAYSQTDNFTGTFSTAIPNFRGAGQELKVDLQAGSRRRTVNLGFTDPWAFDTPWWLTGTVFYDRSIFDRIERDADLEEATRRDTATSIGFRTGVGRSRMSWPDDKFRVNAIYQLSREETNYKTDTVPELGLQIMESGTLSRLTFNIERYDFDMPLFPNSGSRLRIRPEIAGIGGDYSYLKGTFDYEHYFQLPWNLVLGSETRMGLIHNLGRDIKISRLDLFSAGGVYSDGTIRGYPDFEFGGRYRDNGDGIAMLTSSLQLRYPLVDQQVYLALFADVGNTWSRISDMSLNDLYKGVGFGLRVNVPMLGIMGFDFAWGLDDTSRDTFREEPSGFQLHFIMNQGF, via the coding sequence ATGATGGAAAAAAAACTACTGGTTATAGCTGTAACCATTATGTGTTTTGGAATTGGTGTTACTCATGGCAAGATACTGGATACTCTTAAAATTGAAGGTCTTGTTCATACTCGTGAAGCTGTTGTTCGCAATACCATACCACTAAGAAGTGGCGCTTCCTTCGCCTCCACTGATGTTCAGGAAGCCATTCGTACACTTTTTGCAATGGGTGCATTTCGTTCTGTAGATTTTTATATCACAGAAGAAAGCGAAACCAACGCGTCACTTCTGTTGAAAGTTGAAGAATATCCTCTATGCTTGAGTATTGAATTTCATGGAAACAGGCGGCTAAAAACAGATGAACTTGAAGAAGATCTGGGTTTAGTTCCAAATCAGGTGGCTTCAGATGCCCTTTTGCACAAAACAGTAAGTAATATTAGAGATAAGTATATCGAGGAGGGACATCGATTAGTTGAAATAGATGTAGAGCTTGTTGATGCAAAAATACCGGGAACCGCGATAGCTAAATACACAATCGATGAGGGGCCGCGGGTTAGAATTAGTGAGATCTCTTTTAAAGGAAATTCTCACATAAGCGATTCAAGGCTCTCCAGGGAGTTTAATACTAAAGAGAGAACCTGGTGGTTGTTTCGTCGTGGTTACTTTGATGAAACTCTTTATCGTTCCCATCTCGATTCATTGGTTATGTTTTATAATGAACAGGGATACCTTGATGCTGCAATCGAGAATGATTCTATCTGGTATTCTGAGTCCCAGGAAGAAATATTCATAGAGATTACAATTGATGAAGGGGATCGTTATTATACCGGTGATATTTTCTTTACAGGTAATTCGGTCTTAGATGATGAAACACTAGCCTCGCGTGTTGCTATGCGTAAAGGTCGTCATTTTGAGGCTAGTCGTTTTGAAATGACAAAGGCTCTTATTGAGGATGCCTACAGGGAAGAGGGACACTTATGGGTTAGAATCGATGATAAGCCAACCTTTAGGGGTGATACTATTGATGTAGTAATGAATATTCATGAGGGGCGCCCTGCGATTGTTAGAAGGATAGATATTCAGGGTAATGATAAAACTATGGAGAAAGTAATAAGGCGTGAGTTGGAGCTTGTGCCCGGGCAGAGATACAGGCAGTCTCAGATGGTACGTAGTCATCAAAATCTTCACCGCTTAGGTTACTTCGAAAATATTATGCCAGATCTAAAGCCCAATGAAGATGGTACTATTGATCTAATATTTCATATAGCTGAAAAAGATAATATCGGACAACTTACTATTGGTGCAGCGTACAGTCAGACCGATAACTTTACGGGTACTTTTTCTACTGCGATACCAAATTTCAGAGGTGCTGGCCAGGAACTTAAAGTCGATCTTCAGGCTGGTTCGAGGCGTAGAACGGTCAATCTTGGATTCACCGATCCATGGGCTTTTGATACTCCCTGGTGGCTTACCGGGACAGTGTTTTATGATAGATCTATTTTCGATCGTATCGAAAGAGATGCCGATCTGGAAGAGGCTACCAGGCGGGATACCGCAACAAGCATAGGGTTTCGTACTGGTGTCGGTCGTTCAAGAATGAGTTGGCCTGATGATAAATTTAGGGTTAATGCAATTTATCAGCTAAGCCGGGAGGAGACGAACTATAAAACCGATACCGTTCCTGAGCTGGGATTGCAGATAATGGAATCAGGGACTTTAAGCAGGCTTACCTTTAATATCGAGCGTTACGATTTCGATATGCCACTTTTTCCAAACAGTGGTTCACGCCTCAGAATCAGACCGGAAATAGCCGGCATAGGGGGAGATTACTCCTATCTTAAAGGAACCTTTGATTATGAGCATTATTTTCAGCTTCCCTGGAATCTGGTGCTGGGTTCGGAAACCAGAATGGGATTGATTCATAATCTTGGTAGAGACATTAAAATTTCAAGACTTGATCTCTTTTCTGCAGGAGGAGTATACAGTGATGGTACCATTCGCGGTTATCCTGATTTTGAATTCGGTGGGCGGTATAGGGATAATGGTGATGGAATAGCAATGCTTACATCCAGTCTGCAGCTTCGCTATCCCCTGGTTGATCAACAGGTGTATTTGGCGCTTTTTGCTGATGTGGGTAATACCTGGTCCAGAATATCTGATATGAGTCTTAATGACCTCTATAAGGGAGTGGGTTTTGGTTTAAGGGTAAATGTTCCTATGCTGGGAATCATGGGTTTTGATTTTGCGTGGGGACTGGATGATACAAGCCGAGATACTTTTAGAGAAGAACCTAGCGGTTTTCAGTTACATTTTATCATGAATCAGGGATTTTAA
- a CDS encoding OmpH family outer membrane protein: MNRRLILKGIVLVLAAVSVATAQMKIGFIDSERIFLEYHGTESAQKQFNEEVAKWEQEASRRQKELRELQEQLEGQSLLLSSERKQELENELRQKMMAYQEFLQQKFGERGEALMKNEQLTGPIIEKINVIIQKIAEDENYDYILDARAGGIIHAKSAYDLSDTVIRILNEGN; the protein is encoded by the coding sequence ATGAACAGGCGCTTAATACTCAAAGGTATTGTATTGGTTTTAGCTGCGGTTTCAGTAGCAACTGCACAGATGAAAATTGGTTTCATCGACTCAGAAAGAATTTTTCTGGAGTATCATGGAACAGAATCTGCACAAAAGCAGTTCAATGAGGAAGTCGCAAAGTGGGAACAGGAAGCTTCACGACGTCAAAAAGAGCTTCGGGAGCTTCAGGAGCAGCTTGAAGGGCAGAGTCTTCTGCTTTCAAGTGAACGCAAACAGGAACTTGAAAACGAGTTACGCCAGAAGATGATGGCATATCAGGAGTTTCTGCAGCAAAAATTTGGCGAACGGGGTGAAGCTTTGATGAAAAATGAACAGCTTACAGGGCCCATTATCGAAAAAATTAATGTAATTATTCAAAAAATTGCCGAAGATGAGAATTACGATTATATATTAGACGCACGGGCTGGTGGAATTATTCATGCAAAAAGTGCTTATGATCTGAGTGATACTGTGATTAGAATTCTCAATGAAGGTAATTAA
- the lpxD gene encoding UDP-3-O-(3-hydroxymyristoyl)glucosamine N-acyltransferase: MKLTVIAEALGAPLAQEHKEVQITKVCSPEQACSDGITFLSNPAYLQKVKDCSAKVVITAENQTIENKINLEVKDPYVGYARVAQLFEDRTPVFGKQISPHALIDPSASIAPNSFIGPNTVIGANVTIEGGCQIAANCVIEKNVQIGEGTRVDSGVIIRWDSVIGKNVTIQSGAVIGSDGFGNARESGVFIRIPAFGNVIIEDDADIGACTTVDRGNFEPTVIKRGVKLDNLVHIAHNVSIGEHSAIAAQTGISGSTRLGKRVIIGGQAGFVGHIEIGDDTFVGAKAGVSKDTKPGSKLTGCPARDLMGMRRIEAAQSELPMMRKELKKLQKEIDALKGRLASEA; encoded by the coding sequence GTGAAACTTACGGTAATTGCTGAGGCATTGGGTGCACCTCTGGCGCAGGAACACAAGGAAGTACAAATAACGAAGGTCTGTTCACCTGAGCAGGCCTGCAGTGATGGTATAACCTTTCTTTCTAATCCTGCCTATCTTCAAAAGGTTAAGGACTGTAGTGCAAAAGTAGTTATAACTGCAGAAAACCAAACCATTGAGAATAAGATCAACCTTGAGGTCAAGGATCCGTATGTTGGCTATGCGCGTGTTGCGCAGTTATTTGAAGATCGCACGCCCGTTTTTGGAAAACAAATTTCACCTCATGCACTCATTGATCCATCTGCTTCTATCGCCCCCAACAGCTTTATTGGCCCTAACACTGTAATCGGGGCTAACGTTACTATTGAGGGTGGCTGCCAAATCGCAGCTAACTGTGTCATAGAAAAGAACGTCCAAATTGGTGAAGGCACAAGGGTTGACTCCGGTGTTATCATACGCTGGGACTCTGTTATAGGCAAAAATGTGACTATCCAGTCTGGTGCCGTGATAGGAAGCGATGGGTTTGGCAACGCAAGAGAGAGTGGGGTATTTATTAGAATACCAGCGTTTGGAAACGTGATCATAGAGGATGATGCTGACATAGGAGCCTGCACTACTGTGGACAGAGGTAACTTCGAGCCAACTGTCATAAAAAGGGGAGTTAAACTGGACAACCTGGTTCATATTGCTCATAATGTTTCTATTGGAGAGCATTCTGCTATTGCTGCTCAGACTGGAATATCTGGCAGTACCCGATTGGGAAAGAGGGTGATTATAGGAGGACAGGCTGGATTTGTCGGGCATATAGAGATTGGCGATGACACTTTTGTAGGGGCAAAGGCTGGTGTCAGTAAGGACACTAAACCGGGTTCTAAACTTACCGGATGTCCTGCGCGCGATCTTATGGGTATGAGGAGAATCGAGGCTGCTCAAAGTGAATTGCCTATGATGCGTAAGGAATTGAAAAAACTTCAAAAAGAGATAGATGCTTTAAAAGGTCGGTTGGCTTCAGAAGCATAA
- a CDS encoding bifunctional UDP-3-O-[3-hydroxymyristoyl] N-acetylglucosamine deacetylase/3-hydroxyacyl-ACP dehydratase, translated as MALQHTIGKSISLTGTGLHTGVSTKVSLNPAPENYGIRFVRSDLESKPEIPADIDYVVDLARGTTIGKDGVKVYSIEHVMSCFAGLGVDNCRVEVGAQEIPLMDGSAMPYVELVKKAGLVEQKEEREYLSIDEPLMYVKGDVALGVFPLDHFRVTLEIDYNYPALGAQYTTLFTLDDYVKDFAPARTFCFLSEIEKLREKNLIKGGSLDSALVVQDVDLTSDHVDYMRKLFNYQGPIKAGENGFLNNTTLRFYNEPCRHKALDLIGDLYLLGKPLNAHILAARTGHAANIEMAKRIRSHLKKKAKAVTLDDNGQLNHDDILKILPHRYPFLMVDKVLEVETGKRIVAVKNVSFNEPFFQGHFPGNPIMPGVLQVEAIAQAAGIMGLYKKGAVPDPDAKVLFMGVDNARFRGMVRPGDVLRIEVDMLQFRRGTGKFEGKCYVDNKLVCEAKGLAMFGK; from the coding sequence ATGGCCCTTCAGCATACAATTGGAAAAAGTATATCATTAACAGGTACAGGCCTTCACACTGGTGTTTCAACTAAAGTTTCACTCAACCCTGCACCCGAGAATTACGGAATACGGTTTGTCAGGTCTGATCTGGAAAGTAAGCCCGAAATACCTGCTGATATCGACTATGTTGTTGACCTCGCAAGAGGTACCACAATCGGTAAAGATGGAGTAAAGGTATATTCAATAGAGCATGTCATGTCTTGCTTTGCTGGTCTTGGTGTTGATAATTGCCGGGTAGAAGTTGGTGCGCAGGAAATTCCTCTTATGGATGGAAGTGCGATGCCCTATGTTGAACTGGTTAAGAAAGCTGGGTTGGTTGAGCAAAAAGAAGAAAGGGAATATCTTTCGATAGATGAACCTTTAATGTATGTGAAAGGGGATGTGGCCCTGGGTGTTTTTCCACTGGATCACTTTAGAGTAACTCTTGAAATCGATTATAACTATCCAGCCCTGGGAGCGCAATACACTACTCTTTTTACTTTGGATGATTACGTAAAAGACTTTGCACCGGCCCGTACTTTCTGCTTTCTTTCCGAAATAGAAAAACTCAGGGAAAAGAACCTTATAAAGGGTGGATCGCTGGACAGCGCGCTTGTGGTACAGGATGTTGACTTAACAAGTGATCATGTTGATTATATGCGTAAGCTTTTTAACTATCAAGGTCCTATCAAAGCTGGTGAAAATGGTTTCTTAAACAATACCACTTTAAGATTTTACAATGAACCTTGTCGACATAAGGCACTTGATCTTATTGGCGATCTTTATCTTTTAGGTAAGCCTCTTAATGCACATATCCTTGCAGCACGCACAGGACATGCCGCAAACATAGAGATGGCTAAAAGAATCAGATCACATTTGAAAAAGAAAGCTAAAGCAGTAACATTAGATGATAACGGGCAGTTAAACCACGATGATATATTAAAAATTTTGCCTCATCGATATCCGTTTCTTATGGTTGATAAGGTACTTGAGGTTGAAACCGGTAAACGTATTGTAGCAGTTAAAAATGTTTCCTTCAATGAACCCTTTTTTCAGGGACACTTTCCTGGTAATCCTATTATGCCAGGGGTGCTTCAAGTCGAGGCTATTGCTCAGGCTGCAGGCATCATGGGATTATATAAAAAAGGAGCTGTACCGGATCCTGATGCTAAGGTACTGTTCATGGGGGTAGATAATGCCCGTTTCAGAGGTATGGTACGACCTGGAGATGTGCTGCGCATAGAAGTTGATATGCTTCAGTTTAGACGAGGAACAGGTAAATTTGAAGGAAAATGTTACGTAGATAACAAATTAGTCTGTGAGGCCAAGGGTCTTGCGATGTTCGGGAAATAA
- the lpxA gene encoding acyl-ACP--UDP-N-acetylglucosamine O-acyltransferase translates to MGCDGNGCGSFSEFTLNKKSGIHPTAIIEPGAQIGENVTIGPYTVIESDVVIGAESTIGPHVVIGNGTRIGNKCKIFKGASIGLEPQDKKYAGEKTFTIIGDNTLIREFVTVNRGTTESMETRIGSDCWIMAYCHIAHDCVIGNDVTISNGLAMAGHVEVGNHVTIGGIVPIHQFTRIGDYAMVASVARPFTDVVPYALVGADPTRIAGINSVGLERRGYSQEQIKHIKKAYKILFRMELSLNAAIEKLQEEYKDNKDVMFIVDFVKKSQRGIMRMGKDM, encoded by the coding sequence ATGGGATGTGATGGAAACGGATGTGGCAGTTTTAGCGAATTTACACTAAATAAGAAATCAGGTATTCACCCTACTGCTATTATAGAACCCGGGGCGCAAATTGGGGAAAATGTAACAATTGGCCCCTATACTGTTATCGAAAGCGATGTGGTTATTGGCGCTGAAAGCACAATAGGGCCTCATGTGGTGATTGGTAATGGTACAAGAATCGGGAATAAATGTAAAATCTTTAAAGGTGCCAGTATTGGTCTTGAACCCCAAGATAAAAAATACGCGGGGGAAAAGACTTTTACCATAATAGGCGATAATACACTCATAAGAGAATTTGTGACAGTTAACCGTGGTACTACTGAATCTATGGAAACCAGAATAGGTTCAGATTGTTGGATAATGGCGTATTGTCATATTGCTCATGATTGTGTAATAGGTAATGATGTAACCATCTCAAACGGGCTTGCAATGGCTGGTCATGTAGAGGTGGGAAATCATGTTACCATTGGGGGAATCGTTCCAATTCATCAGTTTACACGCATTGGGGATTATGCTATGGTTGCATCTGTTGCACGCCCCTTTACTGACGTTGTACCTTATGCACTGGTTGGGGCTGATCCCACAAGAATTGCAGGGATAAACTCAGTTGGTTTGGAGAGAAGGGGCTATTCTCAGGAGCAGATTAAACACATAAAAAAGGCTTATAAAATACTCTTTAGAATGGAACTATCGCTTAATGCTGCAATTGAAAAACTACAAGAGGAATACAAGGATAATAAAGATGTTATGTTTATTGTTGACTTTGTAAAAAAGAGTCAGCGTGGGATTATGCGTATGGGAAAAGATATGTAA